A DNA window from Sphingopyxis macrogoltabida contains the following coding sequences:
- a CDS encoding helix-turn-helix domain-containing protein: protein MSADEPASGVSAFLTDREMEVLRLLVAGHTVKTIAARLGRSETSINERLRSARRKTGVGSSRELARLLDLQKTCDENIDLSRPRSTVKDVAHTATMGVRGSKGMIAMLFAIPIAAAGLMVAAAPSADQAGTSNAVYSAASSQLPLVGSWSLDASLMPEKERPQRVTMTFRASQDGKWTTRVEIVAPDGSIRHSESTAALDGVPVPITGNMDFIDSVALRQPAPDTLVMTLGKGGARVSTRVYTVAKDLKSMTETIVWSSDNRQKLETTHFNRIG, encoded by the coding sequence ATGTCTGCCGATGAACCCGCTTCCGGTGTTTCTGCCTTCCTCACCGACCGGGAAATGGAAGTTCTGCGCCTGTTGGTCGCGGGGCATACGGTAAAGACCATCGCAGCGCGGCTAGGCCGCTCGGAAACGTCGATTAATGAACGTTTGCGCTCCGCCCGCCGCAAGACGGGTGTCGGCAGCAGCCGCGAATTGGCGCGCCTTCTCGACCTCCAGAAAACTTGTGACGAAAATATCGATCTTTCGAGACCGCGCTCCACCGTGAAGGACGTGGCGCACACCGCAACCATGGGGGTTCGCGGTTCGAAAGGAATGATCGCCATGCTCTTCGCAATACCCATCGCTGCCGCTGGATTGATGGTCGCAGCGGCGCCCTCCGCCGATCAGGCCGGAACGTCGAACGCCGTTTACAGCGCCGCATCCAGTCAGTTGCCGCTCGTCGGAAGCTGGTCGCTCGACGCATCGCTCATGCCGGAGAAAGAACGGCCGCAACGGGTGACGATGACGTTCCGCGCATCGCAAGATGGCAAATGGACAACGCGCGTCGAAATCGTCGCGCCGGACGGCTCCATCAGACATTCGGAATCGACGGCCGCCCTTGATGGCGTCCCCGTGCCGATCACCGGCAACATGGATTTCATCGACAGTGTTGCCTTGCGCCAACCGGCGCCGGACACATTGGTCATGACATTGGGGAAGGGCGGCGCGCGGGTGTCGACGCGAGTCTATACCGTCGCCAAGGAT